The following coding sequences lie in one Cannabis sativa cultivar Pink pepper isolate KNU-18-1 chromosome 5, ASM2916894v1, whole genome shotgun sequence genomic window:
- the LOC133037807 gene encoding tubulin beta-1 chain, with protein sequence MREILHIQGGQCGNQIGAKFWEVVCAEHGIDSTGRYQGDNELQLERVNVYYNEASCGRFVPRAVLMDLEPGTMDSVRSGPYGQIFRPDNFVFGQSGAGNNWAKGHYTEGAELIDSVLDVVRKEAENCDCLQGFQVCHSLGGGTGSGMGTLLISKIREEYPDRMMLTFSVFPSPKVSDTVVEPYNATLSVHQLVENADECMVLDNEALYDICFRTLKLTTPSFGDLNHLISATMSGVTCCLRFPGQLNSDLRKLAVNLIPFPRLHFFMVGFAPLTSRGSQQYRALTVPELTQQMWDSKNMMCAADPRHGRYLTASAMFRGKMSTKEVDEQMINVQNKNSSYFVEWIPNNVKSTVCDIPPTGLKMASTFIGNSTSIQEMFRRVSEQFTAMFRRKAFLHWYTGEGMDEMEFTEAESNMNDLVSEYQQYQDATADEEGYDYEDEEEAQEEDD encoded by the exons ATGCGTGAAATTCTTCACATCCAGGGTGGCCAGTGCGGAAACCAGATCGGCGCCAAGTTCTGGGAAGTGGTATGCGCTGAACATGGAATTGACTCGACAGGTCGTTACCAGGGAGACAACGAACTCCAACTCGAGCGTGTCAATGTGTACTACAACGAAGCGAGTTGCGGTCGGTTCGTACCGCGGGCAGTCCTCATGGATCTTGAGCCCGGAACTATGGACAGCGTTAGATCTGGTCCGTACGGTCAGATATTCAGGCCGGACAACTTTGTCTTTGGGCAGTCCGGAGCCGGAAACAATTGGGCTAAGGGTCACTACACTGAGGGCGCTGAGTTGATTGACTCGGTTCTTGATGTGGTGAGGAAGGAGGCTGAGAATTGTGATTGCttacaag GATTTCAGGTCTGTCACTCTTTAGGAGGTGGTACTGGATCAGGAATGGGAACACTTCTTATTTCAAAGATCAGAGAGGAATACCCAGATAGAATGATGCTTACCTTCTCAGTGTTCCCATCTCCAAAGGTGTCTGATACTGTTGTTGAGCCATATAATGCAACACTCTCTGTTCACCAACTTGTTGAGAATGCCGACGAATGCATGGTTTTGGACAATGAAGCCCTCTATGATATTTGCTTCAGGACTCTAAAGCTTACTACTCCTAGCT TTGGGGACCTGAATCACTTGATCTCTGCTACAATGAGTGGGGTAACTTGTTGCCTTCGGTTCCCTGGTCAACTCAACTCTGATCTTCGCAAACTTGCTGTAAATCTCATTCCATTCCCACGATTGCATTTCTTCATGGTTGGGTTTGCCCCACTTACATCTCGTGGATCCCAGCAGTACAGGGCTCTTACTGTTCCAGAGCTTACTCAACAGATGTGGGATTCCAAAAACATGATGTGCGCTGCTGATCCTCGACATGGGCGATACTTGACTGCCTCGGCCATGTTCCGTGGCAAGATGAGTACCAAAGAGGTTGATGAACAGATGATTAATGTACAGAACAAGAACTCATCATACTTTGTTGAGTGGATCCCGAACAATGTTAAGTCTACTGTTTGTGATATTCCACCTACTGGTTTGAAGATGGCTTCTACATTCATTGGAAACTCCACTTCGATCCAAGAGATGTTCAGGAGAGTAAGTGAGCAATTCACAGCTATGTTCCGGAGAAAAGCTTTCTTGCATTGGTACACCGGAGAAGGCATGGATGAGATGGAATTTACTGAGGCAGAAAGTAACATGAACGATTTAGTTTCTGAGTATCAGCAATACCAAGATGCTACAGCTGATGAAGAAGGGTATGATTATGAAGATGAGGAGGAAGCTCAGGAGGAGGATGACTAA